The DNA segment GCCATTATTCGTGTACACTGATCTCCACTCACACACACCAAGATTGGGTGAGTGAACTCATGCCTGAACAACTCCCCATCCACAAGGGTGTACTTGGCAGAGTTTCTCTTAATCTTCTTTCCCTCCTCGGGTTCCAATGGGAGTATCCCATCAGCCAGGTAGCGCCTGTAGGGTGTCATCCATGTGTCCCCCTCCTCAACCGTGCATACCTGCATAGGATCCCCTTCTCCTAGCGAAACCGGGTAAGCGCACACACTGGGCTTCCTCAGCGTCTCCTGAGTCAACGACCGGTGACTCCTCGCCTTTCCCTTAAACGTATTGATCTGATGAACGCCTACCATATTATCAGCGACAAACGTCCGTGGTGATTTGAGGGTTTCCTgtatcaccgtcctctgccttccccccttgcccgaacttgCTTTCTTGGCTAGcaggtcagctcgggcattATGCTCCCTTGGGACGTGCACCAGCTCAAACACCATGAACGCGCTCTTCAAGACTTCAACGTACCCTAGGTACGCGACCATCTGTGGATCCTTGGCTTGGTACTCCCCGATCACTTGACCCGTAACCAATTGGGAATCGCTCTTTACCAGCAAACTTCGTACTCTCATCTC comes from the Phaseolus vulgaris cultivar G19833 chromosome 8, P. vulgaris v2.0, whole genome shotgun sequence genome and includes:
- the LOC137824851 gene encoding uncharacterized protein, producing the protein MVFELVHVPREHNARADLLAKKASSGKGGRQRTVIQETLKSPRTFVADNMVGVHQINTFKGKARSHRSLTQETLRKPSVCAYPVSLGEGDPMQVCTVEEGDTWMTPYRRYLADGILPLEPEEGKKIKRNSAKYTLVDGELFRHEFTHPILVCVSGDQCTRIMAELHEGFCGGHVGGRSLASKVVHAGYYWPTVREDYTRYAQQCK